GTGCAGCTTGCCTATCCGGGTGAGGGCGAAGAGACGGCGGTCTTGGTTGATCCCTTGGCGCAAGGCCTGTCGCTGGAGCCGCTCTATGATCTTTTCCGGGACGAGGGCGTGGTCAAAGTGTTCCACGCCGCGCGCCAAGACCTTGAGATTTTCTTTGTGGATGAGGGTGTTATCCCAACCCCGCTTTTTGACAGCCAAGTGGCGGCCATGGTCTGTGGCTTTGGGGAGCAGGTGGGATATGAGACGCTTGTGCGCAAGATCGCCAAGGCGTCTTTGGATAAATCGAGCCGCTTCACGGACTGGTCGCGGCGGCCTTTGTCGGACGCGCAAAAGACCTATGCGCTGGCGGATGTCACCCATCTGCGGGTGATCTATGAGTATCTGGCGCGGGAGCTGGCCAAGGGCGGGCGTGACAAATGGGTGGCCGAGGAGATGGCCGTGCTCAACGACCCCGAAACTTATGTCACCCACCCTGATGACGCATGGAAGCGGATCAAGACGCGCAACACCTCGCCCAAGTTTCTCGCCATCGTGCGGGAGCTTGCGAAGTTTCGGGAGGCCCATGCGCAGGGCAAGGATATCCCGCGCAACCGGGTGTTGAAGGATGACGCTTTGGTGGAGCTTGCCGCTACGAAACCGAAAAACCTGCAAGATTTGGGGGCGTCGCGGCTTTTGCTGCGCGAGGCGCGTAAGGGCGAGATTGCGGATGGTATCTTGGCCGCGGTGGCCGCTGGTGTGGCCGTGCGCCCTGAGGATTTCCCGAAGGTGGATGGGACGCGCGACAAGTTACAGGTGAACCCGGCTGTCGCCGATCTTTTGCGCGTGCTGCTCAAAGGCGTGGCAGAGCGTGAGGGGGTGGCCTCAAAACTGATCGCCACCGCGTCTGACCTTGATGCCATCGCGGGAGGTTTGCGCGATGTGGATGCCCTGAGCGGGTGGCGGCGCGAGGTCTTTGGGGATGAGGCGCTACGTCTCTGTGAGGGGCGAATCGCCCTGCGCGTGAATGGTGCACATATCGAGACGATCGCGGTCTGAAGCGTTTCGCGAAACGCACCCGCGGCCTCTGTCTGCCGCGCGCCTTACGTGAAAGCCTCAGCTTTATGGCAAAACGTTTTGGTTTAGCGCGCTCGCGCCGTCTGGGAGTTGGTGGCGCCGATCACGCGGACTGATTGCACCCCGGCCAGCGTCTGTGTGCTGAGAAAATCAGCGGCCGATACACGGCGCGTTTGCTCCGGGCCCTGCCGGCGGTCGGTGGGTTGCAGCGCTTCCAACCGGTAGGTCAGCACACCGTCCACAGGATTGCCGTCATTTTCCGGCATGAGCCGCACGTCATACGCGCCTTGGCGCAGGGAGATACCTGTCGCCTTGATGATTGATCCGCCAGATGCAGGCTCAACCGAGACGGACGAGACCGCATAGATCGCAGTGCCCTCATAGACTTCCTCACCTGAATTGCGCCGGAAGATGCTTGCGCGGCGTTCCGGGATGAGGGGGTTTGTCGTGGCGTCGGCTGCGATCCCGGCCTCTCGGCTAGCGCGGCGTTCTGCGGCCCGCTCTCCCGAGAACCATGTGGCGGGGTTCGCCGCTGAATCCCGAAAGCCCGAGCAGCCCGTGAGGCCCATGGCCGCAACCAGAGTGAGGATCATCGTTTTGCGCATGCCGGGCCCCTTGCCGCTGATCTTGGCGTTGGCTTTGGTTCTACATCCAAGGGGGGTGCAGGTGCAAGGCGGCGTGCGCGGGGCTGGACCTTTTGGGCGCCGGAGCCTACCTGAAGAGGGGAAATTATCGTGATGGAGGCCGATATGGCGCAGCCTGCCTTTGAAGAGCTTGTCGAGGATTTTGAGTTCCTTGACGATTGGGAAGATCGGTATCGTCATGTGATCGAGCAGGGCAAGGCGATGGCGCCTTTGGACGAGGCGCTGAAAGTGCCCGCGACCAAGGTGGATGGCTGCGCAAGCCAGGTCTGGCTGCATCCATCAATAGAGGATGGCGTGTTCACCTTCGAGGGGGAGAGCGATGCGATGATCGTGCGGGGCCTGATTGCGGTGTTGAAGGCGCTCTATAACGATTTGCCTGTGGCCGATGTGGCGGTTGTGGATGCGGGCGGTGAGCTGGCGCGGCTGGGTCTCAACGATCATTTGTCCGCGCAACGCTCAAACGGGCTGCGTGCCATGATCGAGCGTATTCGCGAGGTTGCGGCGGCAGGTTGAGGGGCCAGCCCCTCACGATGAAATCCTTTTGGGATTACATCGCTCACCCCGGGATATTTTTGGCAAAAAGAAGACTGTAGATCAGGCGGAGGCGAGGGCGGTCTGCAGATCGCCGTAGCCAGTGAAGCGGTATTCATAGGCGAGGCTGAGGCGCGCGGCGCAGTCTTCGGCTTTCGCCCGCAGGGCGGCATCATCGGTCTGGGCTTGATAGACCAGTTTGGTGTAGTTGCCGAAATACATCTCTCGAAGCTCAGGGTGTTTGTCGAGGCCCATGGGGCGCCAGACGAAGGCGTCGAATTGTTTGACCAGAAAATCGGTAAGGTAGAAGGCGCTGATCTCATCCTCATGGGCGGCGAAGGCGGCGTTGCCCTCAAAAAAGCTGTAGCAATGGGGGCCTTGGATCATCTCTACGCCCATCTCGGCGCAGGCCGCTTCCAGCAGGCCGCCAGTGCCGCAATCGGCGTAGGCTATGAAGATACGGTCATATTGGTCGCGGTGTTTGGTAACGGCTGCGCACACGGCTTGCGTGATTTTCTCAGGATAAAGGTGCAAGTTCGCAGGCAGGCAGGTCAGGGTCATGTGCTGCCATCTATTCATCTCGATGAGCGCAAGGATTTCGCGGGCCAGCGCGCCGCAGGCGATGATGAGGATCGGGCCGCCGCCCTCGGGGGCGAGCCCTTTGGTCGTGAGGGTGTCATCGGGCGGCAGGGGGGTCATTTGTCGCTGGGTGGGCGGCGCATCACGCGCACCGCCACATAGGCCAGAAGTGCCACGGGGATGGCGATTTGCCAGCCAAACGCATCGGGGTTGGTGGGGCCCACCTGACCTGTGAGCACGATGGTGACCCCGGCGGCGGCAATGACGCAGGCGAGGATGATGAGCAGGCGTTTGGCGGGCATGGCGGGCTCTCCTATCTTCCTTTTATATAGGTGCGGGAAGGGCCATGAAAAAGCCCCGCCGGTTGGGCAGGGCCTGATCGTGTGGCGAGGGGTGTGGCTTTGGTCAGGCCATGGCGCCCTGATTGTGCCTGCGGGCCACGAATTCCTTGGCCGTCTCGACCGCAACGGCGGCATCGCGGCAATAGGCGTCGGCGCCGATGGCTTTGCCGAATTCCTCATTAAGGGGCGCGCCGCCGACGAGGACGATATAATCATCGCGGATGCCTTGCTCGACCATCGTGTCGATCACGACTTTCATATAGGGCATTGTCGTGGTCAGCAGGGCGGACATGCCGAGGATATCGGGTTTTTCGGTCTCCAGCGCCTCAAGATAATTCTCGACCGGGTTGTTGATGCCGAGATCAACAACCTCAAAGCCTGCGCCTTCCATCATCATCGACACAAGGTTCTTGCCGATATCGTGGATGTCGCCCTTCACGGTGCCGATCACCATCTTGCCCACGCGCGGAGCGCCGGTTTCGGCCAGCAGCGGCTTGAGGATGAACATGCCGCCCTTCATGGCGTTTGCGGCCAGAAGTACCTCAGGCACGAAGAGGATGCCGTCGCGGAAATCCTTGCCCACGATGGTCATGCCGCCGACGAGTGCCTTGGTCAGGATGTCATAGGGGGTCCAGTTTCGCTCCAGCAGGATATTCACGCCTTCTTCGATTTCCTCTTTGAGGCCATCGTAGAGGTCATCGAACATCTGTTGAACAAGCTCTTCGTCGTCCAGTTCCGACAGGATGATGTCGTGTTCTTGGTCAGACATGCGGGCGGTATCCCTTGTTGGAGGCCCCGTTTGGGGGCGCGATCATGTTGGTGTCAGCTTTTGACAATTTGACGCATGTCGGGTTGGCGAATTACGACATTGGCCGCGCTTGCACCGACCTTGGGGACGGATTGGGCGGTTTGAGGGGGTAATTTGCGCCTTTGGGGGTGGGTAAACGTCATGGCCGGATGGGTGTCATTGCATTTGTTCTTATTTTGTTCTATACTTTTATTTATGACACAGCATCAGACCTTTCCCTTTGGCATGAAAACTCCCGGGCGCGGCACGGGAAGCAATGTAGTGGGCCGATATGAGCGGCTTGAGCGGCGCTATGAGCCTGATGGCTGGACCGAGGAGGCGCCGAGCGCGCCTTTGCGCACGCAGACCACGCTGGAGGTGCCGCGGCGGGTGATCAGCTATAACCGCTCGCCGGATTTGCCGTTTGACCGGTCGATCAATCCTTATCGCGGGTGTGAGCACGGGTGCAGCTATTGCTTTGCGCGCCCTTCTCATGCGTGGCTTGGGATGTCTGCGGGGCTGGATTTCGAGACGCGGCTGATCGCGCGGCCCGAGGCGCCAGAGGTACTGAAGCGCGAGCTGCGGCACAAGGCCTACACCCCGCGCACGATTGCGATTGGCACCAATACCGATCCCTATCAGCCAATTGAAAAACAACATCAGATCACGCGCGATATCCTGAAGGTGCTGCGGGCCTTTCGCCATCCTGTAGGTATTGTGACAAAGGGCGCATTGATTGAGCGTGACATTGATATTCTGGCGGATATGGCCCGCGATGGGCTGGTGCGGGTTGGCATTTCGGTGACCACGCTGGATGCGGACCTCGCGCGCAAGCTTGAGCCGCGCGCGCCCAGCCCGCAGCGGCGGTTGGAGATGATCCGGCGTCTGAGTGCGGCCGGGATTGACGTGCGCATTATGACGTCACCGATGATCCCAGGCCTCACCGATCATGAGCTTGAGGGGCTATTGCGGGCCGGACGGGATGCGGGTGCGATTGCGGCCAGTTGGGTTATGCTGCGCCTGCCTTTGGAGGTGGCACCGCTTTTCAAGGCGTGGCTGGCAGAGCATTATCCGGACCGTGCGGGCCGTGTGATGGGCCATGTGCGCGACATGCATGGTGGCAAGGACTATGATGCGGAATGGGGCCGTCGGATGCGCGGCGAGGGGCCATATGCGCAGATCATCGCGCAGCGGTTCGAGGCGGCGGTGCGGCGGCTGGGCTTTGCCAAAGGGCTGCCCGCACTGCGCACGGATTTATTCCGCCCGCCGGCCCAAAGCGGTGATCAGCTCTCGCTTTTTGATGCCGCCTGAGTGGTTGTGAGGCGTGCTCGCTAAAGGCCGAGCAATGCGCTGAGACCTCTGGTTTAGCCCCGGCGGCGGTTGCGGCGCGGCGCGGGTGTGTCGTCGCCCGTGCCATCTGCGGCAGAGGAAAACGCGCCGAGCGCTTCGGTGATTTGCTCCAGCGTGGGGGCAGGGCCGCGCGGGCGCTCCTCAAGGGCGGAGCGCATCTTGCTGAGATGCTCGGCCATGGTGCCGCAACAGCCGCCGATGATCGTCGCGCCCGCATCGCGCGCAAGGCACGCGTAATCCGCCATCAACTCGGGTGTGCCGTCATAGTGGATATGCCCGTCAACATATTTGGGGATGCCTGCATTGCCCTTGGCCACGATGGGCCGCTCTGTGCCTTGGGCCTTGAAGCCCAACACCGTGCGCAAAAGATCCGACGCGCCGACGCCGCAATTGGCGCCGTAAGCCAGCGGCGGCGTGTCCAGCGTCTCCACCATGTCGGCCATCGCGGCGGAGGTGAGGCCCATCATCGTGCGTCCGGCAGTATCGAAACTCATCGTGCCGACCCATGGCATATCTGCCAGCGCGAAGGCCTCGGCGGCGGCGGCGTATTCTTCCTGAGCGGAGATCGTCTCAAGCCAGAGCACGTCCGCCCCGCCTTCCTTCAGCCCCTCGGCCTGCTCGTGAAAAATCTCGACGGCCAGCGCATGGGTCAGCGCGCCCATCGGGGCCATGATCTCGCCCGTGGGCCCGACCGAGCCTGCGACGATCACATCACGGTCCGTGCGCTCGGCCACTTCGCGGCCAATCTCGGCGGAGATGCGCGATAGCTCGCGCGCGCGTTTTTGCGCGCCATGTAGCTTGAGCCGGGCGGCGTTGCCCCCAAAGGAGTTGGTCAGGAAGAGGTCACTGCCCGCATCCAGCGCCATACGGTAGAGTTTGCTAATCCGGTCGGGATGCTGATCGTTCCAGAATTCCGGCGGATCGCCGGATTCCAGCCCCATATTGAAGAGGTTCGTGCCCGTGGCCCCATCGGCAAGGATCCAGTCGCGCGTCTGCATCATACGGGTGAGGGCATTGGTCATGGGGACTGTCCTTTGGGTTTTGCCGGCTTTTCTCACGCGGCGCGGGCGGGGGCAATTCGATACTGCTCATAATGATTATGCAGAAAGTTCACGGGCGGAGATGGAAGAGCGGACAGGCTGTTTGTGGAGGTGGCGGGCGCATGGATTGTTGCGAAGGCTCTCACACAGGCGTTGATTGGTTGGTTTGCCAGGAATTGGTTTGCCATTTTATCCACACCTCAGGGGCATGGAACATAGCAAACACTTTCAAAACCTAAAGTCACTACACCTGCTCATAAAAACAAACTTAGATTGTGTCTACTCATCTATAGCTCGAATGACCCGGCCCATTACGGTGATCATAGCGGAGAGATATCGAATCTAAAAAAACCATCGCTAGCTTACCCCCAAGCATAAAGCGCACCATACGCCCGTTTGCCAAAAACAGCCGTCGCCATTCATCCCTCAAAGCGCAGAAAACCGCCTCTCAAACCTCGGTCATCAGCTGTGCTTTGGCCATGATCATCAGCTCGGCGCGTTTGGCGCGGATCGTGTCGGGGTCGGCTTTGTCGCCAAGATCGCCCGCCACTTTGCGGATCACGTCCTCAAAGCCCGCCTCCTCGAAATCGGCGCGGATCACCTCTTTGGCATAGTCCGCCGCGTCATCGCCGGATTTGCCCATCAGCTCCGCCGCCCAAAGCCCCAGCAATTTGTTCGTGCGCGCCTCGGCCTTGAATTGCATTTCCTCGTCATGGGCGAATTTGTTCTCAAACGCGTTTTCGCGGTCATCGAAAGTACTCATTGGCCTGCTCTCCCCGGAGGTTGGTTGGTGTCATTACAAATATGCGTGCGCCTTGGGTCATTCGCAACCCCCGCGACGCGCTTGCGGGTAAGGGGGGCTTCCTCTAAGAGGTGGGCACAGCATCCCGGGGGGCGATGTCCCCAGCAGTTTGGTGGAGTGACCATGGCACGGCGCAAGAAAATTTACGAAGGCAAAGCGAAGACGCTTTATGAGGGCCCCGAGCCCGGCACTTTGGTGCAATATTTCAAGGATGACGCGACCGCCTTCAACGCGCAGAAGAAGGACGTGATCGAGGGCAAGGGTGTTCTCAACAACATCCTGAGCGAATATTTCATGAATGGCCTCAATCTGGTCGGTGTGCCCACGCATTTCATCAAGCGTATCAACATGCGTGAGCAATTGATCCGCGCCTGCGAGATTGTGCCGCTCGAAATCATCGTGCGCAATTACGCCGCCGGGAGCATGGCCAAACGATTGGGCATGGACGAGGGCACGCAATTGCCGCGCCCCATCGTGGAATATTGCCTCAAGGATGATGCACTCGGCGATCCTTTGGTCACGGAAGAGCATATCGCGGCTTTCGGTTGGGCCAGCCAGCAGGACATGGATGATATCCTCAGCCTCGCGCTGCGTGTGAATGATTTCATGGCCGGTGTGATGTACGGCGTCGGGATCAAGCTGGTGGACTTCAAGATCGAAGTGGGCCGTGTCTATGACGGTGATTTCCAGCGCCTGATCGTGGCCGACGAGATTAGCCCCGATAGCTGCCGTTTGTGGGATATCGAGACGGGTCAGAAGCTGGACAAGGATGTGTTCCGCCGCGATCTCGGCTCGCTCACCGATGCGTATACAGAAGTGGCCAAGCGCCTTGGCGTGCTGCCCAAAGGTGCCACGCCCATGGCGCGGCCCACACTCATCAACTAAGCCTGCAAGGAGCGTCTGATTATGAAGGCACGTGTGCATATCATGCTGAAAACCGGTGTTCTGGACCCGCAGGGCGAGGCGGTGCGCCATGCGCTCGGATCGCTTGGGTTTGAGGGCGTCGAGGCCGTGCGCCAAGGCAAGGTGATCGAACTTGATCTGGCGCCGGGCGCAACCGAGGCGGATGTGACCGCGATGTGCGAAAAGCTGCTCGCGAATACGGTGATCGAAAGCTACACGGTGGAGATGTCCTGATGCACGCCGCTGTTGTCGTTTTTCCCGGATCAAACTGTGATCGTGACATGGCCGTGGCGTTTGAGCGGGCGGGGGCGAAGGTCTCCATGGTCTGGCACAAGGACACGGTAATGCCTGCGGGTGTTGACCTCATCGGCATCCCCGGCGGCTTTTCCTTTGGCGATTACCTGCGCTGTGGTGCGATTGCGGCAAACTCGCCCATCTGTCAGGCGGTCAAGGCCCATGGGCAGGCGGGTGGCTATGTGCTCGGCATTTGCAACGGGTTTCAGATTCTGACCGAGACGGGCATGTTGCCGGGTGTTCTGTTGCGCAATGCAGAGCTCAAATATGTCTGCCGGGCCGTGGGTCTGCGCGTGGCAACAGACCAGAGCGCGTATACCAGCGGGTATGCCAAAGGTGCAGAGATCACGGTGCCGATCGCGCATCACGATGGCAATTATCACGCAGATGCGGCCACGCTGGACCGGCTTGAGGCCGAAGACAGGGTGGCCTTCACCTATGCGGATAATCCCAACGGGTCGGCCCGTGATATTGCAGGCATCTTGTCGGAAAACCGCCGGGTTCTGGGCATGATGCCCCACCCTGAGCGTATGGCCGAGACCGCGCATGGCGGCACGGACGGAGCCGCGCTTTTTGCCGGTCTCGCGGCGCAATTGGTCAGCGCCTGAACGCCGATGGCACGATCTGAGGGCTTGAGCGTGCGGGCGTAGAGCCTTAGCCTGATGCTATGAGCCGCGCTAACGACAAAACCCTTCCCCGAACGACCCGCACGACAAGTTGGAAGGTGCGGCTGGCACTTGTGCTGCTGACAGGGCTTGCGGTGGCGACGGTGTTTTTCACCAATCGCCTGCTCACGGACCGCTTTACCGAGACCACGCGCAACCGGGCCGAGCTGCGTCTTGTGCTCTATTCCGGGAACCTGCTGTCAGAGCTGCGGCAGAACGCGATTGTCCCACAGCTTCTGGCGCGTGACCCAGCGCTGATTTCGGCGCTCAACTCGGATGATTACACGCAATCCACCCAGCGTCTGATCAGCTTCATTGATGAGATTGGGGCTGCCTCCCTCACGCTGTTGGATGAGGATGGGCGCTCGGTGGCCACCACGGATCGCAACTCATTGGGTGAGAGCCATCGCGGCCAGCCCTATTTCATCGACGCCATTCGCTCGCGCGATACGATTTTCACGCTGCGCCAACAGGATACGGGGCGCTATGATTTCTTTTATTCCCGCAGGATCGAAAGCCAGGGTGAGCTTGCCGGTGTGATTCTCGTCGAGGTGGATCTCGGCAAGTATGAGCGTGCCTGGGCCGGGATTTCGGATGCGGTCGTCGTGACCGATAGCGAGGGTGCGATCATCCTGTCGACCGAGCCGCGCTGGAGGGGCCTGTCGGAGGCCGAGGCGCTGGCTCGCCAGCCGGTGACAAGTGCGGTGCAACGCGCCATTCAGGTCACCGCCGATTGGACCTCGCTGCCGCCCGATGCCTATGTGGCGGGCGAGGCGGTGATGCGGGTTGAGGGGCGCGTGGCGTTTCGCGGCTGGCGAATTGCGTCTTTCACCACCTATGCGTCGGTCCGCGAGAAGGTGAATGGATTTTTAGCGCTTGAGATCATGGGATTCGCCATCCTTCTGGCGCTCGCGTTTTATTTTCTCAACCGCAAGACTGCTGTGCGCATGGCGCTTTTCCAACGCGAGTCGGCAGAGCTTCGCGCATTGAACCTGAGGCTCCAGCGGGAAATCGCCGAGCGTGTGCGCGTGCAGGAGACGCTTGCCGTGGCTGAACAGACGCTGGCGCAAAGCTCCAAACTGGCCGCATTGGGCGAGATGTCGGCGGCGGTGAGCCACGAGTTGAACCAGCCGCTGGCGGCGATGAAAACCTATCTGGCGGGCGCGCGGCTTTTGCTCAGCCGGAACCGCCCGGATGAGGCGGTCAGTAGCTTTCAGCGGATAGACGATCTGATCGAGCGGATGGGGGCCATCACCCGTCAGCTTAAATCCTACGCGCGTCATTCGGGCGATACGTTCGAGCCTGTGAATATGGGGGATTCTCTCGCGTCTGCCCTTGCCATGATGGAGCCGCAGCTACGCGAGCGTCGCGTCACGATTGAGCGGGCGCTGCCCGAGGCGCCCGTGATGGTGATGGGCGACCGGGTGCGGATCGAGCAGGTGATGATCAACCTGTTGCGCAATGCGATGGACGCCACCCAAGGCGTGCCCGATGCGCGGATTGATCTGGTGCTGGCGGCGGGGGATGACGCGATCCTGACGGTGCGCGACAATGGGGACGGGATCAAGGATACCGAGAACCTTTTTGAGCCCTTCTTCACAACCAAACAGCCCGGCGACGGGGTGGGGCTGGGCCTTGCCATTTCCTCGGGGATCGTGAACGACCTTGGAGGACGGCTCACGGCGCGCAACGCCGCGAGCGGGGGGGCTGTATTCGAGATGCGCCTGCCCATATTGGAAGCCGAAGCCCAAGCAGCGGAGTGAGCAAATGCCGAACGCTATGAAGATCGCCATCGTGGATGACGAAAAGGACATGCGCCAATCGATCAGCCAGTGGCTGGCGCTGTCGGGCTATGACACCGAAACCTTTGCCAGCGCCGAAGATGCGCTGAAAAAACTGGGACCGGATTATCCCGGCATCGTGGTCAGCGATATCAAGATGCCCGGCATGGACGGGATGCAGTTTCTTAAAAAGCTGATGGGCTCGGATAGTACTCTGCCCGTCATCATGATCACTGGGCATGGCGACGTGCCGATGGCGGTCGAGGCGATGCGCGTGGGTGCGTATGACTTTCTCGAAAAGCCATTCAACCCGGACCGTATGACCGAGCTTGCCAAGAAAGCCACCAATGCGCGCCGCCTGACCCTTGATAACCGGGCTTTGCGGCGTGAGTTGTCGGATGGTGGGCAGCTGATGAAAAAGCTCATCGGGTCCAGTCCGGTGATGGATCGGCTGAAGGAAGATATCCTTGATCTGGGGCAGGCGGATGGCCACGTGTTGATCGACGGGGAGACGGGCACGGGCAAGACGCTTGTGGCCCATGCGCTCCACGCCGTCGGTGCGCGGGCGGGAAAGAAATTCGTGCTTATAAGCTGTGCAGCGCTTGAGGAAGAGGCGCTTGGTCGGCGGCTCTTTGGCCCCATGCTGCCCGAGGAAAGCCGCCTTCCCGCGGTGGAGGAGGCGCGTGGTGGAACGCTCGTGCTGGAGGATGTGGAGGCGCTGAGCGATTCGCTTCAGGCGCGATTACTGACCTTCCTCAACGAGGAGGGGACACCGCCCGAGACGCGGCTGGTGGCGATCTCCAACCTTCAGGATGAGGGCAAGACATCCGAGGATGTGCTGCGCCCGGACCTGTTTTACCGCTTGGCCAGCCTGCGGATCACCGTGCCGCCTCTGCGCCAGCGCGGAGAGGATATCCTGACGCTGTTTACGCGCTTTGCCGATCAGTTCGCCGATGATTACGGGTGTGACGCGCCGCAAGTCAGCGCGCAGGAAGCCGCACAGCTTTTGCAAGCCCCATGGCCCGGCAACGTGCGGCAACTCTTCAATGTGGCCGAGCGGGCCGTGCTGCAATCGCGGCGCGGCTCAGGGACCATCGTGTCGCTCTTGATGAATGATCATCAGGATATGCAGCCCGTGATGACCACCGAAGGTAAACCGCTGAAAGAATACGTGGAAGCGTTTGAGCGGATGCTGATCGACAACACGATGCGCCGCCACAAAGGGTCCATCGCCGCCGTGATGGACGAGCTGTGCCTGCCACGCCGAACGCTGAACGAGAAGATGGCCAAATATACGCTGCAACGCTCTGATTATCTCTGAGCGCGCAGGCCGCTTGGGCATTTTCTCCATTGTCATTGGCCACGCTGTCCCATTAGGGTGATCACAGGGCGTTTTGCATCTTTGCAAACTGTCCATGAGTTTCGCTGCACGCAGAGCATGTTTGACCAAAGTGTCCAGCACCC
The nucleotide sequence above comes from Roseovarius carneus. Encoded proteins:
- a CDS encoding sigma-54-dependent transcriptional regulator — protein: MPNAMKIAIVDDEKDMRQSISQWLALSGYDTETFASAEDALKKLGPDYPGIVVSDIKMPGMDGMQFLKKLMGSDSTLPVIMITGHGDVPMAVEAMRVGAYDFLEKPFNPDRMTELAKKATNARRLTLDNRALRRELSDGGQLMKKLIGSSPVMDRLKEDILDLGQADGHVLIDGETGTGKTLVAHALHAVGARAGKKFVLISCAALEEEALGRRLFGPMLPEESRLPAVEEARGGTLVLEDVEALSDSLQARLLTFLNEEGTPPETRLVAISNLQDEGKTSEDVLRPDLFYRLASLRITVPPLRQRGEDILTLFTRFADQFADDYGCDAPQVSAQEAAQLLQAPWPGNVRQLFNVAERAVLQSRRGSGTIVSLLMNDHQDMQPVMTTEGKPLKEYVEAFERMLIDNTMRRHKGSIAAVMDELCLPRRTLNEKMAKYTLQRSDYL